A genomic stretch from Aedes albopictus strain Foshan chromosome 2, AalbF5, whole genome shotgun sequence includes:
- the LOC134287233 gene encoding basic proline-rich protein-like: protein PPGIPPGIPPGIPPGIPPGIPPGIPPGIPPGIPPGIPPGIPPGIPPGIPPGIPPGIPPGIPPGIPPGIPPGIPPGIPPGIPPGIPPGIPPGIPPGIPPGIPPGIPPGIPPGIPPGIPPGIPPGIPPGIPPGIPPGIPPGIPPGIPPGIPPGIPPGIPPGIPPGIPPGIPPGIPPGIPPGIPPGIPPGIPPGIPPGIPPGIPPGIPPGIPPGIPPGIPPGIPPGIPPGIPPGIPPGIPPGIPPGIPPGIPPGIPPGIPPGIPPGIPPGIPPGIPPGIPPGIPPGIPPGIPPGIPPGISPGIPPGIPPGIPPGIPPGIPPGIPPGIPPGIPPGIPPGIPPGIPPGIPPGIPPGIPPGIPPGISPGIPPGIPPGIPPGIPPGIPPRIPPGIPPGIPPGIPPGIPPRIPPGIPPGIPPGIPPGIPPGIPPGIPPGIPPGIPPGIPPGIPPGIPPGIPPGIPPGIPSGIPPGIPPGIPPGIPPGIPPGIPPGIPPGIPPVIPPGIPPGIPPGIPPGIPPGIPPGIPPGIPPGIPPGIPPGIPPGIPPGIPPGIPPGIPPGIPPGIPPGIPPGIPPGIPPGIPPGISPGIPPGISPGIPPGIPPGIPPGIPPGIPPRIPPG, encoded by the coding sequence cctccagggattcctccagggattcctccagggattcctccagggattcctccagggattcctccagggattcctccagggattcctccagggattcctccagggattcctccagggattcctccagggattccaccagggattcctccagggattccaccagggattcctccagggattccaccagggattcctccagggattccaccagggattcctccagggattcctccagggattcctccagggattcctccagggattcctccagggattcctccagggattcctccagggattcctccagggattcctccagggattcctccagggattcctccagggattcctccagggattcctccagggattcctccagggattcctccagggattcctccagggattcctccagggattcctccagggattcctccagggattcctccagggattcctccagggattcctccagggattcctccagggattcctccagggattcctccagggattcctccagggattcctccagggattcctccagggattcctccagggattcctccagggattcctccagggattcctccagggattcctccagggattcctccagggattcctccagggattcctccagggattcctccagggattcctccagggattcctccagggattcctccagggattcctccagggattcctccagggattcctccagggattcctccagggattcctccagggattcctccagggattcctccagggattcctccagggattcctccagggattcctccagggattcctccagggattcctccagggattcctccagggattcctccagggattcctccagggattcctccagggatttctccagggattcctccagggattcctccagggattcctccagggattcctccagggattcctccagggattcctccagggattcctccagggattcctccagggattcctccagggattcctccagggattcctccagggattcctccagggattcctccagggattcctccagggattcctccagggatttctccagggattcctccagggattccaccagggattcctccagggattcctccggggattcctccaaggattcctccagggattcctccagggattcctccagggattcctccggggattcctccaaggattcctccagggattcctccagggattcctccagggattcctccagggattcctccagggattcctccagggattcctccagggattcctccagggattcctccagggattcctccagggattcctccagggattcctccagggattcctccagggattcctccaggtattccttcagggattcctccagggattcctccagggattcctccagggattcctccagggattcctccagggattcctccagggattcctccagggattcctccagtgattcctccagggattcctccagggattcctccagggattcctccagggattcctccagggattcctccagggattcctccagggattcctccagggattcctccagggattcctccagggattcctccagggattcctccagggattcctccagggattcctccagggattcctccagggattcctccagggattcctccagggattcctccagggattcctccagggattcctccagggattcctccagggatttctccagggattcctccagggatttctccagggattcctccagggattccaccagggattcctccagggattcctccggggattcctccaaggattcctccaggg
- the LOC134288313 gene encoding uncharacterized protein LOC134288313 — translation MSTKDQFSTHNYRNMVGNTLVIENFEEMLTLNTQSKFMRIYLFYMSSDISLPGYNPPRVHFTNDSSSVKYDLSMKQAIHGIPDQLRCISIPRIFNEKYQHVNSCKRIFTDGSRINGSTGFGVFNENSTAFRKLQEPCSVYVAELAAINFALGMISNMPVDHFFIFSDSLSSIEALRSMKPVKHPSYFLTKIREQMGTLVERSYKITFVWVPSHCSIYGNEKADSLAKVGAQEGEFYDRRISHDEFFHFVRQSSLQSWQNDWRDGQLGRWLHSIIPNVSLRAWWHGLDISRNFIRVMSRLMSNHYSLDAHLHRINLALSNVCTKCGSGYDDIDHVVWQCPDNDASRALLLDTLEARGRQPFVLVRDVLGTRDVTYMLCIYDFLRLSCIKV, via the exons atgtcaacaaaggatcaattttctacgcacaattaccggaacatggtggg caacacacttgtgattgaaaacttcgaagaaatgctcactctgaatactcagtcaaaatttatgagaatctatcttttctacatgtcatctgacataagcctcccaggttataatccacctcgtgtacacttcaccaatgacagttcctctgttaaatacgatctgtccatgaaacaagctattcatggaattccagatcaacttcgatgtatatctattcctcgcatttttaacgaaaagtaccaacatgtcaattcctgtaagagaatCTTTACTGATggatctcgcataaatggatccactggtttcggtgtcttcaacgaaaattccaccgccttccgcaaacttcaggaaccttgctcggtttatgttgctgagctggcagcaatcaacttcgctttggggatgatttccaacatgcccgtagaccatttcttcatcttctcggatagccttagttctattgaggcactccggtcgatgaaacctgtaaaacatccatcttactttcttacaaaaataagggagcagatgggtacactggtcgaaagatcatacaagattacctttgtatgggtcccctcgcattgctcaatttatggcaatgagaaggcggactctctcgcaaaggtgggcgctcaGGAAGGTGAgttctatgatagaagaatttcacatgatgaatttttccattttgttcgccagagttctcttcaaagttggcaaaatgattggcgagatggccagctgggacggtggttacattccattattcctaatgtttccttgcgagcgtggtggcatggtttggatataagtcgaaatttcattcgcgtaatgtcaaggcttatgtccaaccattactcgctagatgcgcatttacacaggattaacctcgcgttgagcaatgtttgtactaagtgcggttccggttatgatgacatcgaccacgtagtttggcaatgcccggataatgacgcctccagagcactacttttggatacccttgaggcccgaggtagacaaccctttgttcttgtgagagatgtgctgggcactcgcgatgtcacttatatgctatgcatttacgactttcttcgtttgtcttgtataaaggtttaa